The following coding sequences are from one Cygnus olor isolate bCygOlo1 chromosome 2, bCygOlo1.pri.v2, whole genome shotgun sequence window:
- the ADNP2 gene encoding activity-dependent neuroprotector homeobox protein 2 isoform X1, with protein sequence MFQIPVQNLDNIRKARKKVKGILVDLGLDSCRELLKNLKSFDPGEKYFCNTSWSDVSPWESVGKRKRYRTKPYCCSLCKFSSKLLTSFKNHLHRCHEDEMDQELVVPCPKCAFASEPKIVGKHIRMFHSSNKRIQNYTVSILDGMKQFRSDIINFTCLKCNFTDTLYYNMKKHVLMNHFQNLISIYFGQRSDESEENLVEHYCKKCNASANSQDSLMYHVLTAETHRDLENKLRSVISEHIKKPGLVKQMHIAPKPPQSVAAPAPSSGPPAAPAGSITAPACIQLAFPQNNQNQTVVQSKPIQNTVRSLTVPSASGSIPHTTSAPIVTPSHVTLVSSHLPVGQNSVNIQPSPSQPIIVSHRLPLNQPVRTAAVPLHHSVGTLSRTVAPAVLPLNQPVGPGLFPISQSLGTINSPVAAATLPVTQPVSPVNHLVAPGVLPVNQPVAPGVLSVNHAVGNVNRPTGPGVLPMAQTVASGVLQLNQPVAPGVVPVRQPVGPGFLQLNQPVAPAVIPVNQPVRPAVSQNAAFLTAGSILRQLIPTGKQVNGIPTYTLAPVSVTLPVPPGGGVATVTPPQMPIQLMQSGAVTQLSQSPASAPSPPVLLTSQNISLQAPPPGPETSQAVRQAKQWKTCPVCNELFPSNVYEVHMEVAHKHGEVKMEDMQQPDKLAACAPFLRWMTEKTVRCFSCKCFLCEEELMKHLLMHGLACLFCTVTFHDLKSLVEHNKTTHNGKKQLHADYSNRGFQLGNEAQGDLVFPHFDFSTVLPKEDIGEREVHLAVLAGVNSRTLVPVYIKVKPQAAEVNNRCSKKVLTCPFCFGTFVSQRTYEMHLKERHHIMPTVHTILKSPAFKCIHCCGVYTGNMTLTAIAVHLLRCRSAPKDSNSSVKMQLERTEKKELLFVNGEKHDSVILKRKLSDSCFIAEDQRNKEQQPLSLCTGIALSPEEELYSGLVPFKRQKINRTEIKKIPSSEDLHILAVDPKQYDHNSYDAQKQFLTDYFHERPYPSKKELELLSSLLYAWKIDVASFFGKRRNTCLKAINNHKPSVLLGFSMSELKNIKHRLNIKDEALDM encoded by the exons aatctTAAAAGTTTTGACCCAGGTGAAAAGTACTTTTGCAACACTTCATGGAGTGATGTCTCTCCTTGGGAGTCTGTGGGCAAAAGGAAG agaTACAGAACAAAGCCGTACTGCTGTAGTTTATGCAAGTTCTCGTCAAAATTGCTTACTTCATTCAAGAATCACTTGCACCGTTGCCATGAGGATGAAATGGACCAAGAGCTTGTGGTTCCTTGCCCAAAATGTGCATTTGCTTCTGAGCCAAAAATAGTGGGAAAACATATCCGGATGTTTCATTCATCTAATAAGAGAATACAGAACTATACAGTCAGCATTTTGGATGGCATGAAACAATTCAGGAGTGATATCATAAACTTCACGTgtctaaaatgtaattttacagACACATTGTATTATAATATGAAGAAACATGTTCTGATGAACCACTTTCAAAACTTAATAAGTATATATTTTGGCCAGAGATCTGATGAAAGTGAAGAGAATTTGGTTGAGCACTACTGTAAAAAATGTAATGCTTCTGCAAACAGCCAAGATTCTTTAATGTATCATGTCTTGACAGCTGAAACACACAGGGACCTGGAGAACAAACTTCGGTCTGTGATTTCAGAACATATTAAGAAACCTGGACTTGTGAAACAAATGCATATTGCTCCAAAGCCTCCCCAAAGTGTGGCTGCGCCTGCTCCATCTTCagggcctcctgcagccccagcaggttCCATTACAGCTCCAGCTTGCATCCAACTTGCATTTCCACAGAATAATCAAAACCAGACTGTGGTGCAGTCAAAACCAATTCAGAACACAGTCAGATCTCTGACTGTTCCAAGTGCCTCTGGTAGTATTCCACATACAACTTCTGCTCCGATTGTTACCCCATCACATGTTACTCTTGTATCCAGTCATCTTCCTGTAGGTCAGAATAGTGTTAATATTCAGCCATCACCTTCTCAGCCTATAATTGTTTCTCATAGGCTTCCTCTTAATCAGCCTGTCAGGACTGCGGCTGTTCCTCTTCATCATTCTGTTGGGACCCTAAGCAGAACCGTGGCCCCTGCAGTTCTTCCTCTTAATCAACCTGTCGGGCCTGGACTCTTTCCTATTAGTCAGTCTCTTGGTACTATAAATAGTCCAGTTGCAGCTGCGACATTACCTGTTACTCAGCCTGTCAGCCCTGTGAATCATCTGGTTGCGCCGGGAGTGCTCCCTGTGAATCAGCCAGTTGCACCAGGAGTTCTCTCTGTCAACCATGCGGTTGGGAATGTGAATAGACCCACTGGTCCTGGAGTCCTTCCTATGGCTCAGACGGTTGCATCAGGGGTTCTCCAGCTTAATCAGCCTGTCGCACCTGGAGTTGTTCCTGTCAGACAGCCTGTTGGACCTGGGTTTCTTCAGCTTAATCAACCTGTTGCCCCAGCAGTTATCCCTGTAAATCAGCCAGTTAGACCCGCAGTTTcccaaaatgcagcttttttgaCTGCAGGTTCTATACTTCGGCAGTTGATTCCAACTGGGAAGCAGGTTAATGGGATACCTACATACACGCTTGCCCCAGTTTCAGTGACTTTGCCTGTACCTCCTGGTGGTGGAGTAGCAACAGTTACTCCACCACAAATGCCTATCCAACTAATGCAGTCTGGAGCAGTAACTCAATTGTCTCAGTCACCAGCTAGTGCACCCTCTCCACCTGTGCTTTTAACATCTCAGAATATATCATTACAAGCTCCCCCACCTGGTCCTGAAACAAGTCAGGCTGTCAGACAGGCTAAGCAATGGAAGACTTGCCCTGTTTGCAATGAGCTCTTCCCATCAAATGTGTATGAGGTACACATGGAAGTGGCCCACAAACATGGTGAAGTAAAAATGGAGGATATGCAGCAACCTGACAAACTTGCAGCTTGTGCACCCTTTTTAAGGTGGATGACGGAGAAGACTGTTCGGTGTTTTTCTTGTAAGTGTTTTCTCTGTGAGGAAGAGCTCATGAAACATCTCTTGATGCATGGCTTAGCTTGCTTGTTTTGCACAGTTACTTTCCATGACTTAAAAAGCCTTGTGGAGCACAATAAAACTACTCATAACGGGAAAAAGCAGTTACATGCAGATTATAGCAACAGAGGATTTCAGTTAGGTAATGAGGCTCAGGGTGACCTTGTATTTCCTCACTTTGATTTCAGTACAGTGTTACCAAAAGAAGACATCGGTGAAAGAGAAGTACATTTGGCAGTGCTTGCTGGAGTAAATTCGAGGACGCTAGTCCCCGTTTACATCAAAGTGAAACCTCAGGCAGCAGAAGTGAACAACAGGTGCAGCAAAAAAGTGTTAACCTGTCCCTTTTGTTTTGGAACATTTGTTAGTCAAAGAACCtatgaaatgcatttgaaagaaaGGCATCATATTATGCCAACTGTGCATACAATTTTAAAGTCTCCTGCTTTCAAGTGCATCCACTGTTGTGGCGTGTACACTGGAAATATGACTCTAACAGCTATTGCTGTGCATTTGCTCCGTTGTAGAAGTGCTCCCAAAGACAGCAACTCAAGCGTGAAAATGCAGCTTGAACGTACTGAGAAGAAAGAGTTACTGTTTGTGAATGGTGAAAAGCATGATTCCGTGATACTTAAAAGAAAGCTATCTGATTCCTGTTTCATTGCAGAAGACCAAAGGAATAAGGAACAGCAGCCTCTAAGCTTGTGTACTGGCATAGCTCTATCTCCTGAAGAAGAACTGTATTCAGGGCTAGTGCCTTTCAAACGACAGAAGATTAATAGGACTGAGATAAAGAAAATTCCTTCCAGTGAGGATCTGCATATTCTAGCAGTAGATCCTAAACAATATGATCACAATTCATATGATGCTCAGAAACAGTTTTTGACAGACTACTTTCATGAGAGGCCCTATCCTTCAAAAAAAGAGTTGGAATTGCTATCCTCGCTGCTGTATGCTTGGAAAATTGATGTTGCGTCATTTTTTGGGAAAAGGAGGAATACGTGCTTAAAGGCAATAAATAATCACAAACCATCTGTGCTGCTGGGTTTCAGTATGTCTGAACTAAAAAACATTAAGCACCGTTTGAATATAAAAGATGAAGCGTTAGATATGTAA
- the ADNP2 gene encoding activity-dependent neuroprotector homeobox protein 2 isoform X2 has product MDQELVVPCPKCAFASEPKIVGKHIRMFHSSNKRIQNYTVSILDGMKQFRSDIINFTCLKCNFTDTLYYNMKKHVLMNHFQNLISIYFGQRSDESEENLVEHYCKKCNASANSQDSLMYHVLTAETHRDLENKLRSVISEHIKKPGLVKQMHIAPKPPQSVAAPAPSSGPPAAPAGSITAPACIQLAFPQNNQNQTVVQSKPIQNTVRSLTVPSASGSIPHTTSAPIVTPSHVTLVSSHLPVGQNSVNIQPSPSQPIIVSHRLPLNQPVRTAAVPLHHSVGTLSRTVAPAVLPLNQPVGPGLFPISQSLGTINSPVAAATLPVTQPVSPVNHLVAPGVLPVNQPVAPGVLSVNHAVGNVNRPTGPGVLPMAQTVASGVLQLNQPVAPGVVPVRQPVGPGFLQLNQPVAPAVIPVNQPVRPAVSQNAAFLTAGSILRQLIPTGKQVNGIPTYTLAPVSVTLPVPPGGGVATVTPPQMPIQLMQSGAVTQLSQSPASAPSPPVLLTSQNISLQAPPPGPETSQAVRQAKQWKTCPVCNELFPSNVYEVHMEVAHKHGEVKMEDMQQPDKLAACAPFLRWMTEKTVRCFSCKCFLCEEELMKHLLMHGLACLFCTVTFHDLKSLVEHNKTTHNGKKQLHADYSNRGFQLGNEAQGDLVFPHFDFSTVLPKEDIGEREVHLAVLAGVNSRTLVPVYIKVKPQAAEVNNRCSKKVLTCPFCFGTFVSQRTYEMHLKERHHIMPTVHTILKSPAFKCIHCCGVYTGNMTLTAIAVHLLRCRSAPKDSNSSVKMQLERTEKKELLFVNGEKHDSVILKRKLSDSCFIAEDQRNKEQQPLSLCTGIALSPEEELYSGLVPFKRQKINRTEIKKIPSSEDLHILAVDPKQYDHNSYDAQKQFLTDYFHERPYPSKKELELLSSLLYAWKIDVASFFGKRRNTCLKAINNHKPSVLLGFSMSELKNIKHRLNIKDEALDM; this is encoded by the coding sequence ATGGACCAAGAGCTTGTGGTTCCTTGCCCAAAATGTGCATTTGCTTCTGAGCCAAAAATAGTGGGAAAACATATCCGGATGTTTCATTCATCTAATAAGAGAATACAGAACTATACAGTCAGCATTTTGGATGGCATGAAACAATTCAGGAGTGATATCATAAACTTCACGTgtctaaaatgtaattttacagACACATTGTATTATAATATGAAGAAACATGTTCTGATGAACCACTTTCAAAACTTAATAAGTATATATTTTGGCCAGAGATCTGATGAAAGTGAAGAGAATTTGGTTGAGCACTACTGTAAAAAATGTAATGCTTCTGCAAACAGCCAAGATTCTTTAATGTATCATGTCTTGACAGCTGAAACACACAGGGACCTGGAGAACAAACTTCGGTCTGTGATTTCAGAACATATTAAGAAACCTGGACTTGTGAAACAAATGCATATTGCTCCAAAGCCTCCCCAAAGTGTGGCTGCGCCTGCTCCATCTTCagggcctcctgcagccccagcaggttCCATTACAGCTCCAGCTTGCATCCAACTTGCATTTCCACAGAATAATCAAAACCAGACTGTGGTGCAGTCAAAACCAATTCAGAACACAGTCAGATCTCTGACTGTTCCAAGTGCCTCTGGTAGTATTCCACATACAACTTCTGCTCCGATTGTTACCCCATCACATGTTACTCTTGTATCCAGTCATCTTCCTGTAGGTCAGAATAGTGTTAATATTCAGCCATCACCTTCTCAGCCTATAATTGTTTCTCATAGGCTTCCTCTTAATCAGCCTGTCAGGACTGCGGCTGTTCCTCTTCATCATTCTGTTGGGACCCTAAGCAGAACCGTGGCCCCTGCAGTTCTTCCTCTTAATCAACCTGTCGGGCCTGGACTCTTTCCTATTAGTCAGTCTCTTGGTACTATAAATAGTCCAGTTGCAGCTGCGACATTACCTGTTACTCAGCCTGTCAGCCCTGTGAATCATCTGGTTGCGCCGGGAGTGCTCCCTGTGAATCAGCCAGTTGCACCAGGAGTTCTCTCTGTCAACCATGCGGTTGGGAATGTGAATAGACCCACTGGTCCTGGAGTCCTTCCTATGGCTCAGACGGTTGCATCAGGGGTTCTCCAGCTTAATCAGCCTGTCGCACCTGGAGTTGTTCCTGTCAGACAGCCTGTTGGACCTGGGTTTCTTCAGCTTAATCAACCTGTTGCCCCAGCAGTTATCCCTGTAAATCAGCCAGTTAGACCCGCAGTTTcccaaaatgcagcttttttgaCTGCAGGTTCTATACTTCGGCAGTTGATTCCAACTGGGAAGCAGGTTAATGGGATACCTACATACACGCTTGCCCCAGTTTCAGTGACTTTGCCTGTACCTCCTGGTGGTGGAGTAGCAACAGTTACTCCACCACAAATGCCTATCCAACTAATGCAGTCTGGAGCAGTAACTCAATTGTCTCAGTCACCAGCTAGTGCACCCTCTCCACCTGTGCTTTTAACATCTCAGAATATATCATTACAAGCTCCCCCACCTGGTCCTGAAACAAGTCAGGCTGTCAGACAGGCTAAGCAATGGAAGACTTGCCCTGTTTGCAATGAGCTCTTCCCATCAAATGTGTATGAGGTACACATGGAAGTGGCCCACAAACATGGTGAAGTAAAAATGGAGGATATGCAGCAACCTGACAAACTTGCAGCTTGTGCACCCTTTTTAAGGTGGATGACGGAGAAGACTGTTCGGTGTTTTTCTTGTAAGTGTTTTCTCTGTGAGGAAGAGCTCATGAAACATCTCTTGATGCATGGCTTAGCTTGCTTGTTTTGCACAGTTACTTTCCATGACTTAAAAAGCCTTGTGGAGCACAATAAAACTACTCATAACGGGAAAAAGCAGTTACATGCAGATTATAGCAACAGAGGATTTCAGTTAGGTAATGAGGCTCAGGGTGACCTTGTATTTCCTCACTTTGATTTCAGTACAGTGTTACCAAAAGAAGACATCGGTGAAAGAGAAGTACATTTGGCAGTGCTTGCTGGAGTAAATTCGAGGACGCTAGTCCCCGTTTACATCAAAGTGAAACCTCAGGCAGCAGAAGTGAACAACAGGTGCAGCAAAAAAGTGTTAACCTGTCCCTTTTGTTTTGGAACATTTGTTAGTCAAAGAACCtatgaaatgcatttgaaagaaaGGCATCATATTATGCCAACTGTGCATACAATTTTAAAGTCTCCTGCTTTCAAGTGCATCCACTGTTGTGGCGTGTACACTGGAAATATGACTCTAACAGCTATTGCTGTGCATTTGCTCCGTTGTAGAAGTGCTCCCAAAGACAGCAACTCAAGCGTGAAAATGCAGCTTGAACGTACTGAGAAGAAAGAGTTACTGTTTGTGAATGGTGAAAAGCATGATTCCGTGATACTTAAAAGAAAGCTATCTGATTCCTGTTTCATTGCAGAAGACCAAAGGAATAAGGAACAGCAGCCTCTAAGCTTGTGTACTGGCATAGCTCTATCTCCTGAAGAAGAACTGTATTCAGGGCTAGTGCCTTTCAAACGACAGAAGATTAATAGGACTGAGATAAAGAAAATTCCTTCCAGTGAGGATCTGCATATTCTAGCAGTAGATCCTAAACAATATGATCACAATTCATATGATGCTCAGAAACAGTTTTTGACAGACTACTTTCATGAGAGGCCCTATCCTTCAAAAAAAGAGTTGGAATTGCTATCCTCGCTGCTGTATGCTTGGAAAATTGATGTTGCGTCATTTTTTGGGAAAAGGAGGAATACGTGCTTAAAGGCAATAAATAATCACAAACCATCTGTGCTGCTGGGTTTCAGTATGTCTGAACTAAAAAACATTAAGCACCGTTTGAATATAAAAGATGAAGCGTTAGATATGTAA